One Phoenix dactylifera cultivar Barhee BC4 unplaced genomic scaffold, palm_55x_up_171113_PBpolish2nd_filt_p 000245F, whole genome shotgun sequence genomic region harbors:
- the LOC113463288 gene encoding uncharacterized protein LOC113463288 gives MHKVGKKFVKPQCLSQKLTGYERQRQKRIEMNSMRLEALGIPGMSKALFGSNQNGNKGLNKISNGDDDEEYLPSDNEGLNSSRDAELVPVMAAQPTLLPTFSTQQTHELSSPPIIANSVCLMA, from the exons ATGCACAAAGTAGGTAAAAAATTTGTGAAGCCTCAGTGCTTGTCCCAGAAGCTGACGGGATACGAAAGGCAAAGGCAAAAAAGGATTGAAATGAACTCAATGAGATTAGAGGCTCTTGGCATACCGGGCATGTCCAAGGCATTGTTTGGTTCAAATCAGAATGGTAATAAAGGACTGAACAAGATTAGCAATGGCGATGATGATGAAGAGTATCTGCCATCTGATAATGAAGGACTGAATTCTTCTAGAGATGCTGAACTTGTGCCCGTGATGGCTGCCCAACCTACTCTGCTCCCCACCTTTTCTACCCAGCAAACCCACGAGCTTTCAAGTCCACCTATTATTGCCAACAGC GTTTGTCTTATGGCCTAA